CGCTGACGGTGCCCCAGCGCACCACGAGGTGGTCCTCGACCAGTGCGTGGCCGAGGCGCCGGTAGCGGTCGGCCCCGAGCGCGACGCCGAGCGGCAGCAGCACCACGGCGGCGGTGACGGCCGGCCACCACGGCAGCCGGTCGAGCGCCGCCGCCACCACGAGCGCCGCGGTCGGCGCGGCGGCGCCGACGACCGCGCGGAGCAGCCGTCGACGGCGGGCGGCGGGGCCGTGGGGGCGCAGCGGCGACTCGAGGCCGCGGTGGCCCAGGACGCGGGCGGCGGTCGCCAGCGCGACCTCGCGGGGAGCAGCGGGGGCGACGGTCGCGGTCCCCCCCGACAGCACCGACCCGCCCGCGAGCAGCGCCTCGGTGCCGGCGGCGCCGGTGAGCCGCAGCCCGATCGGCTCGGTCAGGCGGGCACCACGCACCCGGGCGATCTCGACGCTCGTCTCCGAGGTGGTGGTCAGCCCCCGGCGTACCTGCAGCGAGCGGCCCTGCCGGTCGCGCGTCAGCGTGAACCCCCAGTTGGTGACGAGGTAGCCCAGCACCCCGGAGACCGCGGTCAGCACCAGGAACACGAGCAGCCCGACGCCGACCAGGGGCAGCACGCGCACGTCGCCGAGCCGCTCGTCGAGGCCCAGGTCGCTCACCGGGTCGATCCCCAGGGCGTCGATGCCCTGCGAGCCGATCGCGACCACCGCGCTCGCGATGACCGCGCCCGACGCGGTCAGTGGCGCGAACCGGGCCCAGCGCGGGTCGAAGCGCAGCAGCACCTCGTCGGGCTCGACGACGGGCGGCACGGGGGAGGCGGCAGGGTCGCCCGTCGGGGACGGGACGGGGAGCGGGCCGGTCGGGGCGTCGGGGACCGCCTCCGAGCGGTGCAGCAGCAGCGCGCGCAGCTCCCGGGCCTCGGAGGCCGCGAGCCCGTCGAGCGCGAAGCCGTCGTCGCCGGTCACCGAGGCGCTGCCGGTGCTGATCCTGACCTGGGTGAGGCCCAGCAGCCGGTGGATCACCGGCGCGGTCACCTCCACCGAGCGGACCCGGTCGAGGCGCGCGCTGAGGGTGGTGCGCTGCACCAGGCCGCGCCGCAGCTCCAGCTGGTCGGGGGTGATGCGGAACCGGGTGGAGAAGTAGGTCGCGACGCCCAGCAGGATCGGCACCACCACGCCGGCGACCTGCCACCACGTGCCACGCGACCCGCCGACCACGACCAGCCCGACCAGCACCGGCAGGAACCGCAGCACCTGCTGCACGGGGTGCACCAGCAGCATCTTGGTGTCGAGCCGCCTCCAGGGCTGCTCGGGGACCGGGGGCGGGCCGGCGGGCGGTCCCTCGAACGGGGACCCGGGTCCGGGCTCCGTCACGTCGCGTCGCCCGCCTCGGCGGTGGTACGCCGCGTCAGCTCGGCGACCAGCCGGTCCGCGGTGGCCGACTCGATGCCCTCGATCTTGACCGGCCCGGCGGCCGAGGCGGTCGTGACGGTGACGGTGGCCAGACCGAGGAGCCGGGCGAGGGCGCCCTGCTCGACGTCGACGGTCTGCACCTTGGCCATGGGGGCGATCCGGCGCTCCAGGGAGAGCCAGCCCGACTGGGTGTAGACGGCCGAGTCGGTGCTCTCCCAGCGGTGGACGCGGTAGCGCACGAGAGGCGAGACCACGACGCCGACGACGACGCCCACGGCGTACAGCACCCAGACCCACCAGGCCAGGTCGAACCAGTCGAACCAGTCGACCACCAGCAGGCCCGCGAGCAGCACCAGGTCGCCGAGGAGCGAGCCCAGCGCCCACATCACGGGGGCACGGGAGGAGACCCGGTGGCGCGGGGGACGCAGGCGCAGGACCGGGGCCGCGTCCGTCGCCGACCCGGCGTCCCGGCCGGCCTCCGGGGCGGCGAAGGGGTCCTCGGCAGGCTCCGTCGTGCTCACGTGACCAGCCTGTCAGACACGGCCCCGACCCCGTCGGTGGTCGGGGCTAGGGTCGCTGCGTCCCAGTGCCAGCCCCCGACCCCCAGGTCCGCCCGTGCCCCTGCTCCTCCACCGCGCCCCGCGTGCCGACGCGCTCGCCGACGGCCTGGCCGCGCTGCTGGCCGAGCCGCCGGCGGACCCGTTCGTCCCGGAGCTGGTGATCGTGCCGGCGCGCGGCGTCGAGCGGTGGCTCAGCCAGCGGCTCTCGCACCGGATCGGGGCCGCCCCGGGCCGGGAGGACGGCCTGTGCGCCGGCGTCGAGCTGCGCTCGCCCGCCAGCCTGGTCGGCGAGGTGCTCGGCACCGCCGACGACGATCCCTGGTCACCTGACGCGCTGGTGTGGCCGCTGCTCCAGGTCGTCGACGACGCGGCCGGTGAGCCCTGGTGCCGGGCGCTGAGCCTGCACCTCGGCCACGAGCACGAGGGCGAGGAGCGCGAGCTGCGGCGGGGCCGTCGCTACGCCACGGCGCGGCGGCTCGCGCGCCACCTCGCGGCCTACGCCGTGCAGCGCCCGTCGCTGCTCGCCGACTGGGAGGCCGGCCACGACACCGACGGGGCCGGCGGCGCGCTCGATCCCGACCTCACCTGGCAGCCCGAGCTGTGGCGTCGGCTGGTCGCGCAGGTGGGGGCCCAGGTGGGCGTGCCGTCACCGGTGGTCCGGCACGAGCAGGTCTGCGACGCGCTGCGCTCCGGTGGGCTCGACCCCGACCTGCCGGCCCGGCTCTCGCTCTTCGGCCACACCCGGGTGCCGGTCACCGAGGTGCGGCTGCTGGCCGCGCTCGGCGAGCGCCGCGAGGTCCACCTGTGGCTGCCCCATCCCTCCCCGGCCTCCTGGGCGTCGCTCACCGACCTCGCCGGGTCGGTGGCCCGCGACGACGACCCGGCCAGGCGCCGGGTGCGCCACCCGCTGCTCGCCTCCCTCGGCCGTGACCTGCGCGAGCTGCAACGCTCGCTGCAGGACGTCGGCCCCCTCGACGCCACCGGGCCGACCGACGGCGCGGGCGGGCCCGGTGCCCCGACGCTGCTGGGCTGGCTGCAGGACGACCTCGCCGCCGACCGGTCCCCGGACGACGCCGACCGCGCCCGGGTGCTGCGCGAGGACGACCGCAGCGTCCAGGTCCACGCCTGCCACGGGCCCGCCCGCCAGGTCGAGGTGCTGCGCGAGGTCCTGCTCGGGCTGCTCGCCGACGACCCGACCCTCGAGCCGCGCGACGTGGTGGTGATGTGCCCCGACATCGAGGCCTACGCCCCGCTCGTCTCCGCCGCGTTCGGGATGGGCGAGATCGGTGCCCACCCCGGTCACCGGCTGCGCGTGCGGCTGGCCGACCGGTCGCTGACGCAGACCAACCCGCTGCTCGCCGTGGTCGAGCGTCTCCTCGACCTCGCCGGGGGCCGGGCCGAGGCCAGCGTCGTCCTCGACCTGCTGGCGACCGAGCCGGTGCGGCGCCGGTTCGGGCTCACCGAGAGCGACCTGGAGACCCTCACCGACTGGGTCGAGAAGGCCGGGGTGCGCTGGGCCTTCGACGGCGAGCACCGGCGCGACTTCGGCCTCGAGCGGTTCGTGCAGAACACCTGGCGGTTCGGGCTCGACCGGGTCCTGACGGGGGTGGCGGTGAGCGACGACGCCGACCGCTACTTCGGCGCCACGCTGCCGCTCGACGACGTCGGCTCCACCAGCATCGACCTCGCCGGTCGGCTGGCCGAGGCCCTCGACCGGGTGCAGCGGCTGGCCGGGGCGCTCACCGGCAGCCATCCGGTCGACCACTGGTTGAGCACGATCGGCCGCGCCGTGGAGGAGCTGACGCTCGTGCCTCGCGGCGAGGAGTGGCAGACCGCGCAGGTCCACCGCGAGCTCGCGCAGGTGCTCGACGCCAGCGCCCGGTCGTGGGCCGGCGACCTCGAGCTGCGGCTGCCCGACGTGCGCTCGCTCATGGCCGAGCGGCTGGCCGGTCGCCCCACGCGCGCCAACTTCCGCACCGGCACGCTCACCGTCGCCACCATGGTGCCGATGCGGTCGGTGCCCCACCGGGTGGTGTGCCTGCTCGGGCTCGACGACGGCTCCTTCCCCCGCGTCGGCGCGGTCGACGGCGACGACGTGCTCGCCCGGCGCCCGCTCACCGGGGAGCGGGACGTCCGCAGCGAGGACCGCCAGCTGATGCTCGACGCGGTGGTCGCGGCCACCGAGCACCTCGTCGTGACCTACACCGGCGCCCACGAGACGACCGGGGCCCCCCGTCCCCCCGCGGTGCCACTGGGCGAGCTGCTCGACGCCGTCGAGCTCACCGTCCCGGGCGGGCGCGACCACGTGCTGCGCTCCCACCCGCTGCAGGCATTCGACCAGGACAACCTGGTGCCCCCGCGGCCGTTCTCCTTCGACGGTGCCGCCCTCGCCGGCGCCCGCGCCGCGGCCCGGCCGCGCGAGGCTCCGCCGGCGCTGGCCGGAGCGGTGCTGCCACGCCCGGGGGGCGACGTCGAGCTCGCCGAGCTGTCGGCCTTCCTGCGCCACCCGGTCCGCCACTTCCTGCGCCGGCGGCTCGAGGTCGCCCTGCCCGACGAGGGCGAGGAGGTCACCGACGGGCTGCCCGTCGACCTCGACGGTCTCCAGCAATGGCAGGTGGGTGAGCGGCTGCTGGCCGACCTCCTGCTCGGCCGCACCCCCGGCCAGGCGCGCGACCGCGAGTGGCGTCGGGGCGTGCTGCCGCCCGGTCGCCTCGGCTGGGACCTCGCCAAGCGGCTCGCCGACCAGGCACTGCCGGTCGCCGAGCTGGTCGACTCCGTCACCCAGGGCCAGCGGGCGACCGCCCGCGACGTCGACGTCGACCTCGGCGACGGCCGACGGCTGCGCGGCACGGTCACCGGCCTCCACGGCACCCGGGTGGTGCGCCACAGCTACTCCCGGCTCGGTCCACGGCACTACCTCGACGCCTGGGTCCCGCTGCTCGCGCTCTGCGCCGACAGTCCCGGCCGGGGCTGGACGGCGGGGTCGGTGGGACGAGGTCGATTCCGCAGCCAGCCGACGGCACGGGCCGCCTTCGCGCCCGTGGAGGAGGCCACCGACCGGCTGCGCGAGCTGGTCGCGATCTACGACGCAGGCACTGCCGAGCCGCTGCCGCTGCCGCTGCGGACCGGCCACGCCTGGGCCGCCAACCCGCGCGCGGCCCGGCCCAAGGCCGAGGCGGAGTGGTCGCGGGCGCGGTTCGGCCCGGAGTGCGAGGACGAGGCCCACGTCCGGGTGTGGGGCGCCGACGCGCCGCTGTCGCGGCTGCTCGAGCAGCGCCCGCTGCCCGGCGAGGAGCGGGAGGGCCAGACGACACGGCTCGGCGCGCTGGCCACCACGCTCTGGCGGCCCGTCCTGGACCGGGCGCGGTCGTGAGCGCCCCGACGACAGGCTCGGCCACGGGCCCGACGACGGATGCGCCGGTGCGCGTCGCGCCCACGCCCTTCGACCCGCTCGGCGAGCTGCCGACCGGCACCGCGCTGCTCGAGGCCAGCGCCGGGACCGGCAAGACCTGGGCCGTGGGTGCCCTGGTCACGCGCTACGTCGCCGAGGGCCGGGCCCGGCTCGACGAGCTGCTCGTCATCACCTTCGGACGCGCCGCCAGCCAGGAGCTGCGCGAGCGCGTCCGCGAGCAGCTGGTGGCCGCGGAGCGTGCGCTCGCCAACCCCGACGCGGCGCGGGCGTCCGGCGGGCTGGCCGGCCTGCTGGCCGGTGCCGGCGAGGAGGAGGTGGCGCTGCGGCGCGAGCGGCTGCGCCAGGCGCTGGCCGACTTCGACGGCGCCACCATCGCCACCACCCACCAGTTCTGCCAGCAGGTGCTGCGCTCGCTCGGGGTCGCCGGTGACACCGACACCGGCGCCGAGCTGGTCGAGACGCTCGACGACCTGGTGGTCGAGGTCGTCGACGACTTCTTCCTGGCCCGCTACGGCGACCTGGCCAAGCCCCCCTTCACCCGCGAGGTGGCGCTCGGGGTCGCCCGTGTCGCCACCGGCGACCCCCAGTCGCTCCTCGTCGCCGAGGGCGCGGAGGGCTCGCCGGCGGTGGAGCGGCGCGACTTCGGCGAGGCGGTCCGTGCCGAGCTCGAGCGCCGCAAGCGTCGCCGCGGCGTCCTGTCCTACGACGACCTCCTGTCCCGACTCCGCGACGCGCTGCGCCACCCCGACTCCCCGGCGCGGGCGCGGATGCAGCACCGCTGGCACACCGTGCTGGTCGACGAGTTCCAGGACACCGACCCCGTGCAGTGGCAGGTGCTCGACCTCGCCTTCGGTGGCGTGGCGACGATGGTGCTCATCGGCGACCCCAAGCAGGCGATCTACGCCTTCCGCGGGGGCGACGTCGTCACCTATCTCGATGCCGCCGGCACCGCGGTCGAGCACCGCACCCTGGCCACCAACTGGCGCAGCGACGCCCCGCTGGTCGACGCGCTGCAGGCGCTGCTCGGCGGGGCCGAGCTCGGCGACCCCCGCATCACCGTGCACCCGGTGGCGGCCCACCACGCCGACTCGCGGCTGACCGGTGCCCCGCGCCCGGCGCCGCTGCGGCTCCGGGTGGTCGGCGGCCCGTCCGGGGAGACCGGGGCGGGGACGCTCTCGGTCGACGCCGCCCGTCGTCACGTCGCCACCGACCTGGCCGACGACGTCGCAGCGCTCCTCGGCTCGGGTGCGCGACACGACGGCGAGCCGCTCCAGCCCGAGCACCTCGCCGTGCTCGTCTACAGCCTGCGCCACGTCGAGCTGTTCCAGCGGGCGCTGGCCGCCAAGGGCGTCGCGTCGGTGGTGCACGGCGGCAGCAGCGTGCTGCTGACCGAGGCCGGCCGCGAGTGGCTGACCCTGCTCGAGGCGCTGGAGCAGCCCCACCGCGCCGCGCGGGTCCGGTCGGTCGCGCTCGGCCCCTTCGTCGGCCTGACGCCCGCCGCCCTCGACGCCGGCGGGGAGGACGTCACCGACGAGGTCGGCGAACGGGTGCGCCGCTGGCTCGACCTGGTCCGGGCGCGCGGCATCGCCGCGGTCCACGAGGCCGTGGTGGCCGACGGTCTCGCCGAGCGCGTCCTGGCGCGGCCCGACGGCGAGCGGCTGCTCACCGACCTGCACCACCTCGGTCAGGTGCTTCACGACGTGGCCCACCGCGAGGGCCTCGGGGTCACCGGTCTGCTGGAGTGGCTGCGCAGCGAGCGCCGGGCCGCGGTCGGCAGCAACGCCCGCACCCGACGCCTCGACACCGACGCCCGAGCGGTGCAGCTGGTGACGATCCACGCCAGCAAGGGCCTCCAGTACCCCGTCGTCTACCTCCCCCTGGCCTTCAACAAGTGGGTGCCCGACGACGAGGTGCCGCTGTTCCACGACGCCGAGGGTCACCGCACCCGCGACGTCGGCGGCACCCGCGACGGTCGCTCGGTGCGGCGCCACCGCGAGGAGCAGGCCGGCGAGGAGCTGCGGCTCACCTACGTCGCCCTGACCCGGGCCCAGAGCCAGGTGGTCGCCTGGTGGGCGCCGACCCGCGACAGCGTCAACGCCGGCTGGTCACGGCTGCTGCTCGGTCGCACGCCCGGCAGCCCGACGGTCGCGACCCGGCTCGACGCGGTGCCCGGTCCGCGCGAGGCGCGCCAGGCCTTCGAGCGCTGGGAGCAGGCCGGTGCGCTGGTCGTCGAGGACTCCGTGCCCACCGGTGCCGCGGCGCTGCCGCCCGACGGGGCCACCCCCCGCCTCGACGTACGCCGGTTCGACCGCGACGTCGACACCGACTGGCGCCGCACCTCCTACTCCGGACTGATCCGCGCCGAGGAGCAGGCCGCGACCACGGGCACCGACGGCGCCACCACCGAGACCGAGCCCGAGCTGGCCGGCACCACCGACGAGCGCGACGGGGCCGACGACGACCTGCCCGCCACCCCCGCGGCACCCCGGGCGGGCGAGGACGACCTGCCCTCGCCGATGGACGGCCTGCCGGCCGGGGCGACGCTGGGCTCGCTGGTCCACGGCGTCCTCGAGCACGCCGACCCGGCCGCCCCCGACCTGCTCGCCGAGCTGGAGCTGAGGGTGGAGCAGGAGCGCCGCTGGTGGGCGGTCGAGACGCCGACCCCCGAGCTGGC
This genomic interval from Nocardioides scoriae contains the following:
- a CDS encoding PH domain-containing protein, with protein sequence MTEPGPGSPFEGPPAGPPPVPEQPWRRLDTKMLLVHPVQQVLRFLPVLVGLVVVGGSRGTWWQVAGVVVPILLGVATYFSTRFRITPDQLELRRGLVQRTTLSARLDRVRSVEVTAPVIHRLLGLTQVRISTGSASVTGDDGFALDGLAASEARELRALLLHRSEAVPDAPTGPLPVPSPTGDPAASPVPPVVEPDEVLLRFDPRWARFAPLTASGAVIASAVVAIGSQGIDALGIDPVSDLGLDERLGDVRVLPLVGVGLLVFLVLTAVSGVLGYLVTNWGFTLTRDRQGRSLQVRRGLTTTSETSVEIARVRGARLTEPIGLRLTGAAGTEALLAGGSVLSGGTATVAPAAPREVALATAARVLGHRGLESPLRPHGPAARRRRLLRAVVGAAAPTAALVVAAALDRLPWWPAVTAAVVLLPLGVALGADRYRRLGHALVEDHLVVRWGTVSGRHVALHTGGIIGWNLQQTWFQRRAGLATLVATTAAGGQSLEVVDVPADLAVALADAATPGLLTPFLAA
- a CDS encoding UvrD-helicase domain-containing protein yields the protein MRVAPTPFDPLGELPTGTALLEASAGTGKTWAVGALVTRYVAEGRARLDELLVITFGRAASQELRERVREQLVAAERALANPDAARASGGLAGLLAGAGEEEVALRRERLRQALADFDGATIATTHQFCQQVLRSLGVAGDTDTGAELVETLDDLVVEVVDDFFLARYGDLAKPPFTREVALGVARVATGDPQSLLVAEGAEGSPAVERRDFGEAVRAELERRKRRRGVLSYDDLLSRLRDALRHPDSPARARMQHRWHTVLVDEFQDTDPVQWQVLDLAFGGVATMVLIGDPKQAIYAFRGGDVVTYLDAAGTAVEHRTLATNWRSDAPLVDALQALLGGAELGDPRITVHPVAAHHADSRLTGAPRPAPLRLRVVGGPSGETGAGTLSVDAARRHVATDLADDVAALLGSGARHDGEPLQPEHLAVLVYSLRHVELFQRALAAKGVASVVHGGSSVLLTEAGREWLTLLEALEQPHRAARVRSVALGPFVGLTPAALDAGGEDVTDEVGERVRRWLDLVRARGIAAVHEAVVADGLAERVLARPDGERLLTDLHHLGQVLHDVAHREGLGVTGLLEWLRSERRAAVGSNARTRRLDTDARAVQLVTIHASKGLQYPVVYLPLAFNKWVPDDEVPLFHDAEGHRTRDVGGTRDGRSVRRHREEQAGEELRLTYVALTRAQSQVVAWWAPTRDSVNAGWSRLLLGRTPGSPTVATRLDAVPGPREARQAFERWEQAGALVVEDSVPTGAAALPPDGATPRLDVRRFDRDVDTDWRRTSYSGLIRAEEQAATTGTDGATTETEPELAGTTDERDGADDDLPATPAAPRAGEDDLPSPMDGLPAGATLGSLVHGVLEHADPAAPDLLAELELRVEQERRWWAVETPTPELAQALLPSQHTPLGPLVGDRTLAEIGLRDRLRELDFEIPLAGGDRPGAQVPLSAMADVLRRHLPADDPLRPYADRLEAPGLGDQLLRGYLSGSIDVVLRVGEGAEQRFVVVDYKTNRLGEPGAPIRALDYAPAALDAAMLHSHYPLQALLYSVVLHRYLRWRLPGYDPEVHLGGILYLYLRGLCGPETPRVDGVPCGVFSWRPPAALVVELSEVLDGRPTPGGPR
- the recC gene encoding exodeoxyribonuclease V subunit gamma, whose product is MPLLLHRAPRADALADGLAALLAEPPADPFVPELVIVPARGVERWLSQRLSHRIGAAPGREDGLCAGVELRSPASLVGEVLGTADDDPWSPDALVWPLLQVVDDAAGEPWCRALSLHLGHEHEGEERELRRGRRYATARRLARHLAAYAVQRPSLLADWEAGHDTDGAGGALDPDLTWQPELWRRLVAQVGAQVGVPSPVVRHEQVCDALRSGGLDPDLPARLSLFGHTRVPVTEVRLLAALGERREVHLWLPHPSPASWASLTDLAGSVARDDDPARRRVRHPLLASLGRDLRELQRSLQDVGPLDATGPTDGAGGPGAPTLLGWLQDDLAADRSPDDADRARVLREDDRSVQVHACHGPARQVEVLREVLLGLLADDPTLEPRDVVVMCPDIEAYAPLVSAAFGMGEIGAHPGHRLRVRLADRSLTQTNPLLAVVERLLDLAGGRAEASVVLDLLATEPVRRRFGLTESDLETLTDWVEKAGVRWAFDGEHRRDFGLERFVQNTWRFGLDRVLTGVAVSDDADRYFGATLPLDDVGSTSIDLAGRLAEALDRVQRLAGALTGSHPVDHWLSTIGRAVEELTLVPRGEEWQTAQVHRELAQVLDASARSWAGDLELRLPDVRSLMAERLAGRPTRANFRTGTLTVATMVPMRSVPHRVVCLLGLDDGSFPRVGAVDGDDVLARRPLTGERDVRSEDRQLMLDAVVAATEHLVVTYTGAHETTGAPRPPAVPLGELLDAVELTVPGGRDHVLRSHPLQAFDQDNLVPPRPFSFDGAALAGARAAARPREAPPALAGAVLPRPGGDVELAELSAFLRHPVRHFLRRRLEVALPDEGEEVTDGLPVDLDGLQQWQVGERLLADLLLGRTPGQARDREWRRGVLPPGRLGWDLAKRLADQALPVAELVDSVTQGQRATARDVDVDLGDGRRLRGTVTGLHGTRVVRHSYSRLGPRHYLDAWVPLLALCADSPGRGWTAGSVGRGRFRSQPTARAAFAPVEEATDRLRELVAIYDAGTAEPLPLPLRTGHAWAANPRAARPKAEAEWSRARFGPECEDEAHVRVWGADAPLSRLLEQRPLPGEEREGQTTRLGALATTLWRPVLDRARS
- a CDS encoding PH domain-containing protein, producing the protein MSTTEPAEDPFAAPEAGRDAGSATDAAPVLRLRPPRHRVSSRAPVMWALGSLLGDLVLLAGLLVVDWFDWFDLAWWVWVLYAVGVVVGVVVSPLVRYRVHRWESTDSAVYTQSGWLSLERRIAPMAKVQTVDVEQGALARLLGLATVTVTTASAAGPVKIEGIESATADRLVAELTRRTTAEAGDAT